Below is a window of Lemur catta isolate mLemCat1 chromosome 11, mLemCat1.pri, whole genome shotgun sequence DNA.
ataattcacatgccatacaattcatccatttagaGTATACAAgtcaattgtttttaatgtagTCACAGATTTGTGCAGCCATTAGCACActgaattttagaatgtttttgtcattcccaaaagaaaccctgtacccattagcaatTATTCCCAGTCCCCCCCAACTTTCCCAAGCCCGAGGCAGTCCCTAACCTACAGAATGTAGGAAAATGGCTGCATcattttgcactcccaccagtaatgtatgagggtttcagtttccccacattctcaccaacacttgttattgtctatctCTTTGATTGTAGCCACTGTAGTGAATGTGAACTGTTATCTCTTTGTGGCTTTGATTTACCCTTCtctaatgactgatgatgttgagcatcttttcacgtgcttattggccatgtgtatatcttctttggagaaatgtctattcgaATACTTTGCcaattttaattgggttatttgtcttttatttatttatttatttttgagacagagtctcactctgttgcctgggctagagtgccatggtgtcagcctagctcacagcaacctcaaactcctgggctcaagggatcctcctgcctcagcctcccaagtagctggtactacaggcatgcgccaccatgcccagctaattttttctatatatttttagttgtccagttaatttctttctatttttagtagagacagggtctcgctcttgctcaggctggtctcgaactcctgagctcaaacaatcctcctgcctcagcctcccagagtgctaggattataggcgtgagccaccaggcccggcctatttgtctttttattattgagttgtgagtgtgtgtgtgtgtgtgtgtgtgtgtgtgtagtggacACTAGAACCTTATCAGGtgtatgatttataaatatttgctacCATTGTGTAGTTTgctcttcactttcttgataatgtcctttgaagcacatgAGTTTTTAATATGGATAAAGtcaaatttgtctatttttttctttagtatctTGTGTTTTTGGCATCATAGCTAAGAAATCAGGCACTAATTCCAAGTAACAAATACTTATACCTATGTTTTCTTGTAAGAATTTGATAGTTTTAGATATTATATGtaagtctttgattcattttgagttaaattttgtatatggtgtgagataggggtccaactttattattttgcatatggatattcagttgcCCCAGAAGCATTTGtcaaaaagactattttttccttattgaatTGTTTTGGCACCTTTATgaaaaaatcagttgactatagatgtgagagtttatttctcagctctatttaattgatttatatgtctatccttatgccaataccacactgtcttgattatggtgtctttgtagtaagttttgaaatcaggaagtgccAGTTCTTTAgctctcaagattgttttgaccaTTACGGGTCCCTTgaatttccatttgaattttaggatcaacttGTAAATTTCTGCAAAGACTCCATCTGAGATTttatagggattgcactgaatctctctctctccaactaGTGCTCAGTTGGAATTCAGCCTGTGCAAAACGGGGACTGAGGAATGCTGGTGACCTGCCCCTCCTGGGGAGCCACTGTATTCCATggccaggaggtggagggagagggaaccCTGTTTCTTGGACGCTTTAGGGGGGTGTTGTTCCTCTGCCGCATCTGTCTTGGCCAGCTGCTATAGTACCACTAATCAGCAGTgagagtttcatttttctttcttcccttttcccctccctccctaaattttaaaattaaaattttaattttttgagtaggTAATACATTCTCatgatccaaaaataaaaataacatagcaCCAGGTTGAGAGGCGATAGCACGTGGGTTCCTGCAGTCAGTTCTTTCCCGGGGCCTGTGCAGGAGCCAGGACGTTGGGGGGGCCCTTAACTGCAGCAGCAGGGGgaagacccccacccccacctgcctggcGCTCTCCTTTGTCCCATCTGTCTTCTCAGGCTCTTGTCACTCAACAAAcaaacaggaaacaaacaaaacaacaacaaaagccctaACAACAATCTGAGAAGGTTTACGTCGAGGactcctgctcccaccccatTTCTGTCATCTGTGTGGAGATGACATGGGTAGAACCTCCTCTCCTTTCTTACACAAAGGTTAACACACCACATAGATTTTTCTAGACCTATTTTCTGATTAATTCTGATTAATATTTCCTGAAGATTTTTCCCTATCAGGATGCAGAATGTCCTTGTTCATATATCTCTTTTACAATCACCTAGAATATTGTGGGGTGGGGCCATAGTTTATTCTATGATCTTTCCTATAGGTGGGAAGTCAGTTGTTTCCAGACTTTTGCCATTACAGACAACATTGCAATGAGTCACtctgtacatatatttttcttgtgtttataGGTAGATCTTAGGGATAAACCCCTAAAAGTTGGATCACTGTGCCAGAGAGTAAAGGCATTGGTAATTTTGCTCGATTTTTCCATAGCATCTTCCTATGGTTGCACCATATTCCATGCCACCATGATTGACATGGGAGAAttcccctgcagcctcctcaAGAGGGAGTTGTCagtcttagatttttaaaagccaatcTGTTAGGTAAATCTAGTATTTCAGTGGGCTCCCTTTTTGTTAGTAATGAAAGTCTTTTCCAGGGCACGGTAGACCAGAGTGAAGGAACCCACGCCATAGGTTtgcacatctgtgtgtgtgtgtgtcctgcaCACGTGCCCATGTGGAACCTTTGCCCTCGGTATCTGCCCCAAGAAGCAGCACACAGAGCTGGGCCCTGAGGGGTTTATTGTCCGTCCCTGTGAGGCTCTTGGGCTTCCAGGCaggagtggggggcaggggccCTTCACACAGGCCTGTAGGTCCCATTGTAGCTAAAAGGGGGAGGCACGGAGCAGTCCCTATCCTCAGGGATCCAGCGCTGGACATAGTTGGAGCCATTGTCCCGAGGCCACACGATCACATTGTCTCTGGACGCCAGGGATGGGTCCTCTGGGAAGAAGTTGAAGGGCCGGAGCAGGAAGCCGACTGAGTTTCCGGGTGTGGCTGTGTTGGGAACGTCCTCTGAGTGGGGGATGTGCAGGAAGCCCACGGTCACCCAGGCCACCAGGTCCTGCAGGAGAGAGGAGTGGGCTCAGTGGGCAGGGAAGTGCTGAGTATTGGCCACCGGCGGCCACCCTGGCCTTCGGGCACTTGCAGATGTGCCTCGAAACTTACTGAAATCCTCTCAAACCCCGTTTAAAAGAGACAGGCAGCTCTGTCGCAGTCTCTAAACTTGCCCTGCACACAGCAAGCCCGGCTCCTGGGACTGGGGACAGGCCTAGGCAGagggtgttaggggttagggctctCTGACGGTGACGGTGACGGGGCtgctgtgggctggggctggcaggaggcagggccggggatgggcagggctggggacgggGCAGCACCTCGTTTTCGATGTTCTCATTGTTGTGCAGAAACTCCTCAAAGACCACGGGTGGGGCCCAGGGGTCGTTCTGGTTGTAGATGCTGCTGCTGCACAGCTCCGACTCCCGGTACCTGGTCACGGCCAGCGGGTACCTGCCGGGCAGAGGAGAAGCCCAGTGGCTCTGGGTGCAGTGCTGGCCTCCCAGCCCTACCAGGGAACCCCCTTGGGGTTAATAATGGGGGGAAGTCGCTGCCTTCCCCCAAATGGGAGATCACCTCCGGGAAGTCAGTGAGATTGAGCGCTGTCACCTGGGGTGCAGGTGCTCAGCACGAGTTCTTCACTCTCCTCCCCAAACGCACAGAGACACGCCAGGGAGACAGTTgaccttgaacaacacgggtctGAACTTATACTCAGATTTTCTCCCGCTTCTGCCACCCTGAGATAGCAAGActgacccctcctcctcctccggctGCTCAACGtgaggatgatgaggatgaagaactTTATAACGATCCACTCCCACtgaatgaacagtaaatatattttcttttccttatgattttcttaagaacattttctttcctctagcttactttattgtaaagatacagtatataatacatagaacatacaaaatatgtgcatGATCAACCGCAGGCCAGtcgtagttaagttttggggagtcaaaagttacacatgAATTTTCAACTGCTGTGGGGTGGAGTTGGCACCTCTAAGCCccacgttgttcaagggtcaactgtacacacacatagacacacacacacacacacacacacaaatacacagccACATGGACATAGCATCAATCTCATGGATGGGAACACAGATAGACACAGGCACTGAGGGGAGCCCCTGACCCTCCCAACACACCCCCAGGTCCCCTcacctggcccaggtgacagcCTGCTCCTCCTTCCAGCCCGGGGGCAGCACTTGGTCGGCCATGGAGTGGATCTGCAGGCGGTAGCTGCGCTGGTGGCCCCAGGGGTTGTGCTCGGGGCTGCTGAAGAGCAGGTATCTGGGCAGGGGCCGCCCGAAGCGGAAGGCCGCCTGGCGTTCCCGGGGGTACCGAGTCTGCTGCAGAGTCGGCTGGACCAGATGGTGTCTCGGGCTCCAGGGGTTGGTGACGTTTTCCAGCTTCATCTGCAGTGTCTGGAAGCTATTCTTGGTGCCTGGAGGTGTGCAGGGAGGAGAAGAATGAAGACCACACTCCCAGAGCCGAAACCTCCTGCTTCTGCACTGGGGTCTCCGTCCCAGACCAACAGCCACCCTGCAGGGGTGAGCAGGGTGTCGGGGCACGTTAAGGGCAGCTGGTGATTGTGTTGCCCTCTGGGCAGCTCTCTTGAGGGCCGTGCTCTTGCCCGTTTGCTGCAGCTGCAATCCCAGAGAAGGGGCAGCCCACCTGTCTCCTGGTGTGAGAGACCGTGCCCAGGGCCCGCCGGGGCTGAGGGGTGGGAGCCGCCTATCTGGCTCTGGTGGCCTTGTTCTGATCTATGATTTGGTGTCAGGCCAACCTCTTGTCACTATCTCACCATTCTTTTATGGTGACCTCATCCAGGAGACACTGAGTGTTCCCAGAGGACACTGTACTCCATCTCAAAGTGCAAGGCAGGGACATTTCGCACCTTCCTGGGCAtcatcccttccccaccccaagcaCACCTTTGTACTCCACCCACCGCCCGAGGGTCAGCacagccccagggccaggacaGGGTCCACGCTGTGCATCCAGGACAGCCCTCAGCACTGCTCGCTTTCACCATTTGTCATGAGCACACGGATTTCTAGCTTTAGGTTTCACGGAAGCAGACTGGGCGAATACTCCTCAGTTTATGCCACCAGGGAGTGGTCGTGCTGTCTCCTGTGGAGTTTAAGTTGTTGGTTGGCTGCTGATGTTTGACAGGGAGGGTCTAGTTTCGAGTCCTACCTGCCACGTCCAGGTCCACGCGGTAATGCACTAAGTGCGTGTGCATGTTGCCGATCAGGTGGGTGTGCAGGCGAGTGCCGTAGCGCAGCCCCTCGGGGGTGTAGAAGGTGGCGTGGACATAGCCCGTGGCATGCATCTTGGCCTCCATCACCCCGTTGGGGTAGAAGATGAAGTCCCAGATGTAATCATAATTGTAGACTGTGGAAGTCGTCCGTAGCACCAGCACCTGGCCCTTCAGTCCTGCGTAGAAGTTGAAGCCCCCACTAAAGTTGGAATCAAAGTGCCGCCGAAGGGGCACCCCTGTGGGCATCTCAAAGAGGCAGAGGGCTCGGGGATAGTGTACAGGGTTGTCGGTGTCGTAGTAGTGGAGGGCATCCACGAAGGTGGCAGTCTCTGGGCAGTCGATGCCAGGGGCTAACTCGTGAGTGACagtgcccaggccccagcccacaTCGATGTACTTGGTCTGCATGCCCGCAGGCGTGTGCCCTCCGTAGAGCGCCACGGCCTCCTGCACGCTGACCTCGTAGGCAATGCGCTCCCCGCCGAAGTGCACATTCAGGACCTGCAGCCCCGAGGAGGAGCGCAGCCGGAAGGCGAAGCTCCAGCCCCCGTAGAGCACGGCATTGCCCTCCAGCCTGTAGCGGGGGCCGTGGGGCTGGACCAGGCGGGGGCCGCTTACACCAGTGGGGCTGGAGAAGTCACCACGGCGCTtgtgggaggagaagaggggtGGCTCCGCCGtgctctcctgccccttccccttggGCATTGTGCCCTCCAGGACCACCACGTCCACCTCTCCATCGGCATACTTCTGAGCCAGTTCTTCTGGGCTCCCG
It encodes the following:
- the AOC1 gene encoding amiloride-sensitive amine oxidase [copper-containing], translating into MGQETLALVGAVAAVLVLQAAAAEHSPWTLHGKARVFADLSAQELKAVHSFLWSREDLKLEPSTALTTAKNTVFLIEMLLPKKQHVLRFLDKGERRPVREARVVIFFGAQEHPNVTEFAVGPLPWPYYMRVLSPRPGHQPSWASRPISKAEYALFYHTLQEATKPLHQFFLDTTGFSFQDCHDRCLTFTDVAPPGLASGQRRSWLIIQLFVEGYFLHPTGLELLVDHGSTDARRWAVEQVWYNGDFYGSPEELAQKYADGEVDVVVLEGTMPKGKGQESTAEPPLFSSHKRRGDFSSPTGVSGPRLVQPHGPRYRLEGNAVLYGGWSFAFRLRSSSGLQVLNVHFGGERIAYEVSVQEAVALYGGHTPAGMQTKYIDVGWGLGTVTHELAPGIDCPETATFVDALHYYDTDNPVHYPRALCLFEMPTGVPLRRHFDSNFSGGFNFYAGLKGQVLVLRTTSTVYNYDYIWDFIFYPNGVMEAKMHATGYVHATFYTPEGLRYGTRLHTHLIGNMHTHLVHYRVDLDVAGTKNSFQTLQMKLENVTNPWSPRHHLVQPTLQQTRYPRERQAAFRFGRPLPRYLLFSSPEHNPWGHQRSYRLQIHSMADQVLPPGWKEEQAVTWARYPLAVTRYRESELCSSSIYNQNDPWAPPVVFEEFLHNNENIENEDLVAWVTVGFLHIPHSEDVPNTATPGNSVGFLLRPFNFFPEDPSLASRDNVIVWPRDNGSNYVQRWIPEDRDCSVPPPFSYNGTYRPV